GGGACTGGTCGCGAGACACCATGACCTCGTACGAGGGACTGCTGCTCGAGACCCGCCGGTTCGACGAGGGCCGCACCTTGCTGCTTCGGGCGGCCGCCTCGCTGTCCGCAGGCATGCTGGCGAACACCGCCGACGTCGGCGGGGCGCCCGAGTACAACACGGCCGACGCGACGCTGTGGTTCCTCCACGCCGTGGGCCGCCACGTCGACGCGACCGGCGACGACGACCTTGCCGCGACGCTCGCGCCCGCGCTGGAGGAGGTCGTGGAACGGCACGTCGCCGGGACCCGCTACGGCATCGGCGTTGACCGGTCCGACGGCCTCCTCACCCAGGGCGCGCCGGGGGTCGGGCTGACGTGGATGGACGCCAGGGTCGAGGGCCGGCCGGTGACCCAGCGCCAGGGCAAGGCCGTGGAGATCAACGCGCTGTGGATCAACGGCCTGGCCATGCTGGCCACGCTCCAGGAACGCGTGGGCCGGGACTCCTCCGGGACCCGGTCCCTGGAGGAGACGGCCCGAGCCTCGTTTGCCCGGCGGTTCGTCCGCCGGGGCCAGGTCCTGGACGTGGTGGACGGGCCGGCTGGAGACAGCGCAGAGGTGCGGCCGAACCAGCTGCTGGCGGTGTCGCTCCCCCACGGGCCGCTCCGCGACCCGATGGTGGTCCGGGCCTGCGCGCCGCTGCTGACATCGGTCGGCCTGCGCTCGCTGGCCCCGTTCGAGCCCGGCTACACCGGCCGCCACCGGGGCGGCCCGGCCGAGCGCGACGCCGCGTACCACCAGGGGACGGTGTGGGCCTGGCTGATCGGTCCGTACGTCGAAGCCGCGCTGAGAACCGGGGTGGACGTGGCGGGCGTCCTCGACGGGCTGGAAGCGCACCTGAGCGAGTGGGGCCTCGGGTCGGTCGGCGAGACCGCCGACGGCGACCCACCCCACGCCGCCACGGGCTGCCCCTTCCAGGCCTGGTCCGTGGCCGAGCTGCTCCGAGCCCGGCGGTTACTCGCGCGCCGGACCGGGTGAGGCTTCCACCGGCTCCCCCTTCAGCAAGGTCACGGCCACCAGCGGGAAGATCAGCACGGACAGCAGGCCGGCTGCCACGAAAGCGGCGCCGGTGGCCTGGGTGATGGTGCCGATCTGCATGCCGATCTGGGTGGCCGCCACGATGAACGGGAGCGACGTGGCCTGGAGCCAGGCCCGCCGCAACCACTCGCCGGGGTGTGGCGATGCCCCGATACACGAGCGCCGGCAGCCCCCGCACCACCACCAGGGCGACCAGGAACAGCGGCACCCGCAGGATCGTCGACGTGCTCGAGAACAGCGCCCCGCCGTCGAACGCGATGCCGCTCGACACGAAGAACACCGGGATAAGGAACCCGTAGCCGATCCCCTCCAGCTTCAGCCGGAAGTTGGGGTGGGTCATCATGGCGTCGCGGTCCACCAGCCGCAGGATCACGCCGGCCATGAACGCGCCGAGGATGGTCTCCAGGCCGAACCGCTCGGCCAGCGCGACGAACCCGACCAGGAGCACCACCGCGCCCCGCACCCGGATCTCCTGGCGGAGCCGGAGTGGAAGCCCGCGTACATCATCCG
This sequence is a window from Actinomycetota bacterium. Protein-coding genes within it:
- a CDS encoding amylo-alpha-1,6-glucosidase, with amino-acid sequence MPGLPIRFGRQVCGSLEEAASREWLVADGLGGFAMGTVAGLRTRRYHGLLVVATQPPIGRRLGLASLDPVLVLGDRRVRLAVHEWAEGAVDPDGYVHLAKFDLLDGVPRWRWAVGDVILEREVAMVQGSPAVAVVHRVVRAPGPVRLELSALCTWRDVHGERFADGDPFVERTADGFEFEGAYRVAGPGFEPGGQWYRGARYRVETERGLNDREDLWFAGAFAATLEPGEDASVTAWAGDLAEVPPPAPTVVASARERARGLVAGSAAVDEVDATLAMAADQFVVSGPTVVAGYPWFGDWSRDTMTSYEGLLLETRRFDEGRTLLLRAAASLSAGMLANTADVGGAPEYNTADATLWFLHAVGRHVDATGDDDLAATLAPALEEVVERHVAGTRYGIGVDRSDGLLTQGAPGVGLTWMDARVEGRPVTQRQGKAVEINALWINGLAMLATLQERVGRDSSGTRSLEETARASFARRFVRRGQVLDVVDGPAGDSAEVRPNQLLAVSLPHGPLRDPMVVRACAPLLTSVGLRSLAPFEPGYTGRHRGGPAERDAAYHQGTVWAWLIGPYVEAALRTGVDVAGVLDGLEAHLSEWGLGSVGETADGDPPHAATGCPFQAWSVAELLRARRLLARRTG